A segment of the Alistipes communis genome:
CTGCGAGGGGTGCCACGACGCCGGAACGCTCTCATGCACCGTGACGACCGATCCCGACGGCCATGTCGTGCAGAGCTTCACCGACGGACTGGGGCGGACGCTACTGAGCCGCACGTTCGATGACGACGAACCGATCGACACCTACTCCGTCTACGACGACTACGGCCGGCTGCGGTGGGTCGTCACGCCCGAAGGCAGTTACCTGCTCAGCGATTCGCAGACATTCCCCGTCGACGACGATTTCGCCGAAAAGTATTGCTACGTCTACACCTACAACGATCGCGGCCTCATGGTCGAGAAACGGATGCCCGGACGCGAGGCGGAGTATATGCGCTACGACGAAGGAGACCGTCTTCGAGTGTCGCAGGACGGCAATCTACGCGCGAAGAAGCAGTGGATAAGCTATTCGTACGATGCATTGGGACGGGTGCAGGAGCAGAGCCTTGCCACCGAAATCGAATGGACGCCCGTACGCCCGCTCGTCGAAATAATCGGTGAGCCGATCGAATTTCTCGAACCTCCCTATTTGGGCGCTTCGGTACCGTTGCGGAAATATGTTTACGACACCTATCCATCGGAGGTGCAGGCGGCGGGGATCGGGTTTCAGCCGATCGAAGGTCTGACGGCCACGGACGGTGAATCGCTGCGCTACGACAATGCCACGGGTTCGCTGACCTACGAGAAACTTGCTGTGCTGGCCAACGATACGATCACGGGCTATCACCAGCGCGCCTACTATTACGACTACAAAGGACGTTTGATCCAGACCGTCGAGCGCGACACCGAGGATGGCATCCTCTGCACCTCGCAGCGCTACGATTTCGTGGGAAACCTCATCGCACAACGCGAAAGCTATACCCGCGCGGGCAAGACCGACGACATCGACCGCACCTTCACCTACGACGATCGCAGCCGCTTGTTGCGCGAAACAACTCAGGTGAACGGCGGCGAATTGGCCGTGGTCGATTATGAGTACGATGAGTTAGGACGATTGTCTGGGCGTATGTTGGGCACAGTTGAAGAACAGTCGGATTACGACATCCGAAGCTGGCTGACCGAGAAAAGCAGCGAGTTGTTCTCTATGTCGCTCGGACACTCCTATACGGGAAATATCACCTCGTGGCAGTGGCAGCACAAGGGCGATCCGTCCGGCGACGGCCCGCAGAACCGGTATGAATTCACCTACGACGACCTGTCGCGGCTGACGCACACCGATCAGTATGTAAACGGCGAGAGGGTTCGTCAGAATGTCGAACGTCACCTCTCTTATGACCGTAACGGGAATTTGCTGAGCATGATCCGTTATGAGAATGGCGAGGAACAATGCAACATGAAATATCAATATCAGGGGAATCACCTTTATCGATACATGGAGGACGAGCTTGTCGACGTGGATTTCGGTGCGGATACCGTAACGATGCTCCCCTCGGTGCTGCGGTTCGAAAGCCTGAAGCCTTGGTTGGCTCTGCATGAATACGATGCGAACGGGAATGTAACAAAAGACCGGGAGCGAGGACTGGATATGTCATATAATTGTCTGAATTTGCTCGAATATGCCTCGGACAACGATGCGAATGCCATAAATTATTGTTATCTTGCAGACGGTACGAAACTTTCAGCGACGACTGGTGACGACTGCGGTTTCTCGTATCGAGGTTCTTTTACATATCGTACGGATGCCGGAGGCGACCGTGTATTCGAGAGTACGCCGTTCGGCGGCGGCAGGATCGTGGGGACGGTCGACGATGAAACCGAGGTTCGTTATTTCCTGACCGATCATCTGGGAAGCGTGCGTGTCGTGGCGACAGACAAGAACAACGTGCTCGAACGCAACGACTACCAGCCTTTCGGCAAACGTTGGGTAACGCCTTCGTTGCCTGTTTCGGACAACCGAGACCGCTTCAATGGAAAGGAGGATCAATCGTTCGCCGGCCTGCCGTTCTCGGACTACGGCGCTCGTATGTACGACCGAGAACGAGGACGTTGGCTCTCGCAGGATCCCTTGCAGCAATACCATAGTCCGTATGTTTTCTGCGGGAACAATCCGATCCGGTTGATCGATCTCGATGGAATGGAGGCCCGTGATTCAACGAGTGTGATGATTCCTCCGGTTATCGTTTATCCTTCCGAAGATGGTGAAGGAGGTGGGCACAGCAACTCTTTCTGGTGGTCTCTCATACCCGGTTATTCACTTTATGAGGCTTATGAAGCTTTTAGCGATGGGGAATATAAATCAGGCTTTAAGAATGGATTGTATGGAACAATAGATATTGGCCTTT
Coding sequences within it:
- a CDS encoding DUF6443 domain-containing protein is translated as MKKLYLLLALAVAGMHVSFAQLIWHPNLGTSPSEQVSLSWNDTSYTIVAEDGDEFSPGNAVEEMNRQLLDNGIRWVRVLYIDNAETGTYLVELQLDPNTTSGERTVAFGTYASHVYIKQKPQYSYPSVDWPADRCFYICPGQSAEIHLHDTEIDKSYFLWRTYEDDSEEETDFFLGTGGDYTYRISTPGTYRFDFPDSDFTVKYYEAFSYEYPASEEAALIDANGGIYRIFMEAYLDAAGQRHPINSISDLAFLEEPFAVYNSGGSINWNPHIRISYGFAAEGIDQGYIQITCPPNLSSTSIYNHSELRISDSIVFSVDQSGGGSVVACPVSYRYNKSSSNVEAWISTSQPDVVYTLYRDGIEQETVLGNGETITLYAPKATGYYHVTAAYEENGLRDEKELDGARYDDGILALDKDENWILTRTFNGDKPAASDVAYYNGLGLPEQSIQIAASPDGRDLVTPIGYDALLREDAKSYLSYAARSSGGRKQASALTNQQAFYGTLYGQADAQRSFTEKVYEASPLGRVRKQALPGYMKDFEVVYTEFDYRTNDTDEVRWLAVGVDGELVCEGCHDAGTLSCTVTTDPDGHVVQSFTDGLGRTLLSRTFDDDEPIDTYSVYDDYGRLRWVVTPEGSYLLSDSQTFPVDDDFAEKYCYVYTYNDRGLMVEKRMPGREAEYMRYDEGDRLRVSQDGNLRAKKQWISYSYDALGRVQEQSLATEIEWTPVRPLVEIIGEPIEFLEPPYLGASVPLRKYVYDTYPSEVQAAGIGFQPIEGLTATDGESLRYDNATGSLTYEKLAVLANDTITGYHQRAYYYDYKGRLIQTVERDTEDGILCTSQRYDFVGNLIAQRESYTRAGKTDDIDRTFTYDDRSRLLRETTQVNGGELAVVDYEYDELGRLSGRMLGTVEEQSDYDIRSWLTEKSSELFSMSLGHSYTGNITSWQWQHKGDPSGDGPQNRYEFTYDDLSRLTHTDQYVNGERVRQNVERHLSYDRNGNLLSMIRYENGEEQCNMKYQYQGNHLYRYMEDELVDVDFGADTVTMLPSVLRFESLKPWLALHEYDANGNVTKDRERGLDMSYNCLNLLEYASDNDANAINYCYLADGTKLSATTGDDCGFSYRGSFTYRTDAGGDRVFESTPFGGGRIVGTVDDETEVRYFLTDHLGSVRVVATDKNNVLERNDYQPFGKRWVTPSLPVSDNRDRFNGKEDQSFAGLPFSDYGARMYDRERGRWLSQDPLQQYHSPYVFCGNNPIRLIDLDGMEARDSTSVMIPPVIVYPSEDGEGGGHSNSFWWSLIPGYSLYEAYEAFSDGEYKSGFKNGLYGTIDIGLCFIPVSKLSNLYKVGKNLKKATSISRILPQFSNSTIERAVQKMMRNKDKIDFHIFVPKHKLENVVNTLGGKENTIRQALIELNGKLPVSGKFEATIELGGSQVTVRGYVVDGLPDIGTMFVPK